One window of Acidimicrobiales bacterium genomic DNA carries:
- a CDS encoding OB-fold domain-containing protein produces MRSDFPLPDTDWEPTREYWAAAARGELAVPRCDACGTYVWYPSRACQSCGESSLTWTTMSGRGRLFAWTVVRHAFLPQFADEVPYVPALVALDEDPAVRIVTRIVDCEPERLSFDMPVQVVFGPLS; encoded by the coding sequence ATGCGCTCGGACTTCCCCCTACCCGACACCGACTGGGAGCCGACGCGTGAGTACTGGGCGGCGGCGGCCCGGGGGGAGCTCGCCGTCCCCCGCTGCGACGCCTGCGGCACGTACGTCTGGTACCCGAGCAGGGCGTGTCAGTCGTGTGGGGAGTCGTCGCTGACGTGGACGACGATGAGCGGGCGGGGCCGGTTGTTCGCATGGACCGTCGTGCGCCACGCCTTCCTGCCCCAGTTCGCTGACGAGGTGCCGTACGTTCCCGCGCTGGTTGCTCTCGACGAGGACCCGGCGGTGCGCATCGTCACCCGGATCGTCGACTGCGAGCCGGAGCGCCTCTCCTTCGACATGCCGGTCCAGGTCGTGTTCGGGCCGCTGTCGTT